From a region of the Stenotrophomonas sp. BIO128-Bstrain genome:
- a CDS encoding response regulator transcription factor: MDDGLHILVIEDNPALRAGMATLLEARGHRVAFAADGRSGLQMALEEPPDVLVLDLTLPGMDGLRVCSHLREQADRHIPILMLTARDTLADKLVGFQAGTDDYLVKPFAGEELLARCLALAHRHGRRDGHVLRIGSLGIDRRSGTVHRGEQPIELPQTAYRLLVLLAEAWPRTVTRSELIRRLWGDEAPPSDPLRSHLYLLRQGLDKPFDRPMLKTVHEVGFRLEADT, translated from the coding sequence ATGGACGATGGCCTGCACATCCTGGTGATCGAGGACAACCCGGCGCTGCGCGCCGGCATGGCCACGCTGCTGGAAGCCCGCGGCCATCGCGTGGCCTTTGCCGCCGATGGCCGCAGTGGCCTGCAGATGGCATTGGAAGAGCCGCCGGATGTGCTGGTGCTGGACCTCACCCTTCCGGGCATGGATGGCCTGCGCGTATGCAGCCATCTGCGTGAGCAGGCCGACCGCCACATCCCGATCCTGATGCTGACCGCGCGCGACACGCTGGCCGACAAGCTGGTCGGCTTCCAGGCCGGTACCGATGATTACCTGGTCAAACCGTTCGCAGGCGAGGAACTGCTGGCGCGGTGCCTGGCCCTGGCCCATCGGCACGGCCGACGCGACGGGCATGTGCTGCGTATCGGATCTCTCGGCATCGACCGCCGCAGCGGGACCGTACACCGCGGTGAGCAGCCGATCGAGTTGCCGCAGACGGCCTACCGCCTGCTGGTGCTGCTCGCCGAAGCCTGGCCGCGTACGGTGACCCGCAGCGAGTTGATCCGGCGCCTCTGGGGCGATGAAGCACCGCCCTCGGATCCGCTGCGCTCGCATCTGTATCTGCTGCGACAGGGGCTGGACAAGCCCTTCGACCGACCGATGCTCAAGACCGTGCACGAGGTCGGCTTCAGGCTGGAGGCCGACACATGA
- a CDS encoding HupB: MPRGDKSSYTDKQKRNAEHIEESEKDQGRSEAAAERIAWATVNKQDGGGKKSGSANKTATKTTKTSKTAATKKAAVKKTAAKKAAAKAAPGKATKKTAKKTATQAAEKATTKTAIKKTVKKAAKKTVAKQATGKPASKTASGAPAKKTAATGARKRAAGKS, translated from the coding sequence ATGCCGCGCGGTGATAAATCCAGCTATACCGACAAGCAGAAGCGCAACGCCGAGCACATCGAGGAAAGCGAGAAAGACCAGGGCCGCAGCGAAGCGGCTGCGGAGCGCATCGCCTGGGCCACGGTCAACAAGCAGGATGGTGGCGGGAAGAAGAGCGGTAGTGCGAACAAGACCGCCACCAAAACCACGAAGACCTCGAAGACCGCGGCGACGAAGAAGGCAGCGGTAAAGAAAACCGCTGCGAAGAAGGCCGCTGCGAAAGCAGCGCCCGGGAAGGCCACCAAGAAGACTGCAAAGAAGACGGCGACGCAGGCCGCTGAAAAAGCGACGACAAAAACCGCGATCAAGAAAACGGTAAAGAAGGCGGCGAAGAAGACCGTCGCCAAGCAGGCCACCGGCAAACCGGCCTCGAAAACCGCCTCCGGGGCGCCTGCGAAAAAGACGGCAGCGACCGGGGCCCGCAAGCGAGCGGCCGGCAAGTCCTGA
- a CDS encoding DJ-1/PfpI family protein gives MMLSLLRRTGAALAMLLAVSTVHARPAATDTVLIVVSGEGRDQGKTRPGFEMDEFAQAYLIFRDNGLAVQVASPQGGPVEADKFNAEEPFNARVLADPAAAALLADTRATATLSAADYAAVYVVGGKGAMFDLPADPALRGLLGTMHDRGAVVAAVCHGPAALVDVRLADGSLLVAGRRMTGFTNAEEGVFGKRWAKEFPFLLETALRERGARWEQAPLMMPKLVVDGRLITGQNPYSTPAVAEAIVRATGRTPIARTPWRDEASMALVQRLLAGEGEAVKRELASNRTGYHDQLIGVLGYYQLQAAQDDAAVRDALSIMQLAAPYMSEPQLPLGIAQAHWRLGEVAQARTVLGKLLETHPDMAEAKQLKDTIEG, from the coding sequence ATGATGCTGTCCCTGCTGCGCCGCACCGGTGCCGCCCTGGCCATGTTGCTGGCCGTTTCCACCGTGCATGCCCGCCCCGCGGCCACCGATACCGTGCTGATCGTGGTCAGCGGCGAAGGCCGCGACCAGGGCAAGACCCGTCCCGGCTTCGAGATGGACGAGTTCGCGCAGGCCTACCTGATCTTCCGCGACAACGGCCTGGCGGTGCAGGTCGCCAGCCCGCAAGGCGGACCGGTCGAGGCCGACAAGTTCAACGCCGAGGAGCCCTTCAACGCACGCGTCCTGGCCGATCCGGCCGCGGCCGCACTGCTGGCCGATACCCGCGCCACCGCGACCCTCAGTGCCGCCGACTATGCGGCGGTCTACGTGGTCGGTGGCAAGGGCGCGATGTTCGACCTGCCGGCCGACCCCGCGCTGCGGGGGCTGCTCGGCACGATGCACGACCGTGGCGCGGTGGTCGCGGCGGTCTGCCACGGCCCGGCCGCACTGGTGGACGTGCGGCTGGCGGACGGATCGCTGCTGGTCGCCGGGCGCCGCATGACCGGCTTCACCAATGCAGAGGAAGGGGTGTTCGGCAAGCGCTGGGCGAAGGAGTTTCCGTTCCTGCTGGAAACCGCGCTGCGCGAGCGTGGCGCGCGCTGGGAGCAGGCGCCGCTGATGATGCCCAAGCTGGTGGTGGACGGGCGCCTGATCACCGGGCAGAACCCCTATTCGACACCGGCCGTGGCCGAGGCGATCGTGCGGGCCACCGGCCGCACGCCGATCGCGCGCACGCCGTGGCGCGATGAGGCCAGCATGGCGCTGGTGCAGCGCCTGCTGGCCGGTGAAGGCGAGGCGGTCAAGCGCGAGCTGGCCAGCAACCGTACCGGCTATCACGATCAGCTGATCGGCGTGCTCGGCTACTACCAGCTGCAGGCCGCGCAGGACGATGCGGCTGTACGTGATGCGCTGTCGATCATGCAGCTGGCCGCCCCGTACATGAGCGAACCGCAGCTGCCGCTGGGCATCGCACAGGCGCATTGGCGGCTGGGCGAGGTGGCACAGGCGCGCACGGTACTCGGCAAACTGCTGGAAACCCACCCGGACATGGCCGAAGCTAAGCAGCTCAAGGACACGATCGAAGGCTGA
- a CDS encoding methyl-accepting chemotaxis protein → MNYLRNVSVVWRLGMGFGLLLLLVAAVVATGATGSAVQKRAMQQVVEVNVTKVRLLSDMLDANNQMMVVRREMLIRQGDGLADDEARIAALVARYEASWAAYLALPTQPQDKAIGEAIAAARAVARPLNKQMSEQLQQGDVAGATALTLGAVQQAANGWNQALSNGVVYEEKQSRQAAAEAIRLGERTLLQLLVLGAIALVVGIAASVLIGRSLTGPLARAVGLANRMAKGDLADDVDLGGRDEITQLGNAMATVRQSVQGAIAAQLDMARQHEAGAISHRMDETAFPGDFGRMIHATNALVGSHVAVEFHMVEVMQRYAIGDLSRDLDSYPGEKAVLTTTMANVKDSLMAINQQIETLAAAARAGDFSVRGSEQAFQFQFRAMVAQLNGMMASSQSSIADLSQVLRAISTGDLTARMEGHYEGVFAQMRDDATVTAGQLTGIVRQIQGAAGSINDAAQELAAGHNDLSRRTEQQAANLEEAAASMEELTSTVRQNAELANQADLEAHAAGAAVKATEQAIAQVAAVMSQIDQSSARIAEISSVIDGIAFQTNILALNAAVEAARAGENGRGFAVVATEVRTLAQRAGTAAKEIKELIDDASANVRTGLNVTVQSEAAIARLTQASSRTNQLMSDIAAATKEQAAGIEQVNQVVVQMDQVTQQNAALVEEATAASRALEQQAHALTGSVAVFTLEPDATARVRPAPLQAA, encoded by the coding sequence ATGAATTATCTGCGCAACGTCAGTGTTGTCTGGCGTCTAGGTATGGGTTTTGGCCTGTTGTTGCTGCTGGTGGCGGCCGTGGTGGCCACCGGCGCGACTGGCAGCGCCGTGCAGAAGCGCGCGATGCAGCAGGTGGTCGAGGTCAACGTGACCAAGGTGAGGCTGCTCTCGGACATGCTCGATGCCAACAACCAGATGATGGTCGTGCGCCGGGAGATGCTGATCCGCCAGGGCGACGGTCTGGCCGATGACGAAGCGCGCATCGCCGCGCTGGTCGCGCGCTATGAAGCCAGCTGGGCCGCCTACCTGGCGCTGCCCACGCAGCCCCAGGACAAGGCCATCGGCGAGGCCATCGCGGCGGCCCGCGCGGTGGCGCGTCCGCTCAACAAGCAGATGAGCGAACAGCTGCAGCAGGGCGATGTTGCCGGTGCGACGGCGCTCACCCTGGGCGCCGTGCAGCAGGCGGCCAATGGCTGGAACCAGGCGCTCAGCAATGGCGTGGTCTACGAGGAAAAGCAAAGCCGCCAGGCCGCTGCCGAGGCGATCCGGCTGGGTGAGCGGACCCTGCTGCAGCTGCTGGTGCTGGGGGCGATCGCGTTGGTGGTCGGCATCGCCGCCTCCGTGCTGATCGGCCGCAGCCTGACCGGTCCGCTCGCCCGCGCCGTCGGCCTGGCGAACCGCATGGCCAAGGGTGATCTGGCCGACGACGTCGATCTGGGCGGCCGCGATGAGATCACCCAGCTCGGCAACGCGATGGCCACGGTTCGGCAGAGCGTCCAGGGCGCCATCGCCGCGCAGCTGGACATGGCGCGTCAGCATGAAGCCGGGGCCATCAGCCATCGCATGGATGAGACGGCCTTCCCCGGTGATTTCGGGCGGATGATCCACGCCACGAACGCGTTGGTCGGTTCCCACGTCGCCGTCGAGTTCCACATGGTCGAGGTGATGCAGCGCTACGCGATCGGCGACCTCAGTCGCGACCTGGACAGCTACCCCGGCGAGAAGGCCGTGTTGACCACCACCATGGCCAACGTCAAGGACAGCCTGATGGCGATCAACCAGCAGATCGAGACGTTGGCCGCCGCCGCGCGTGCCGGTGACTTCTCGGTGCGCGGCAGCGAGCAGGCCTTCCAGTTCCAGTTCCGGGCCATGGTGGCCCAGCTCAACGGCATGATGGCCAGCTCACAGAGCAGCATCGCCGACCTGTCGCAGGTGCTGCGCGCGATCTCCACCGGCGACCTGACCGCGCGGATGGAGGGCCATTACGAGGGTGTCTTCGCGCAGATGCGCGACGATGCCACCGTGACCGCCGGGCAGTTGACCGGCATCGTGCGGCAGATCCAGGGCGCGGCCGGCAGCATCAACGATGCCGCGCAGGAACTGGCGGCTGGCCACAATGACCTGTCGCGCCGCACCGAGCAGCAGGCCGCCAATCTGGAGGAGGCGGCCGCGTCGATGGAAGAGCTGACCTCCACGGTCCGGCAGAACGCCGAACTGGCCAACCAGGCCGACCTTGAAGCCCATGCAGCCGGTGCCGCGGTCAAGGCGACCGAGCAGGCGATCGCGCAGGTGGCGGCGGTGATGAGCCAGATCGACCAGTCCTCGGCGCGCATCGCCGAGATCTCCTCGGTCATCGACGGCATCGCGTTCCAGACCAATATCCTGGCGCTGAACGCTGCGGTGGAAGCGGCCCGCGCCGGCGAGAACGGGCGCGGCTTCGCGGTCGTCGCCACCGAGGTCCGGACCCTGGCCCAGCGTGCCGGCACCGCGGCCAAGGAGATCAAGGAGCTGATCGACGACGCCAGCGCCAACGTCAGGACCGGGCTGAATGTCACGGTGCAGTCCGAAGCGGCGATCGCCCGCCTGACCCAGGCCAGTTCGCGCACCAACCAGCTGATGAGCGACATCGCCGCGGCGACCAAGGAACAGGCCGCGGGCATCGAGCAGGTCAACCAGGTGGTGGTGCAGATGGACCAGGTCACTCAGCAGAATGCGGCGCTGGTGGAAGAAGCCACGGCCGCCAGCCGCGCGCTGGAGCAGCAGGCGCACGCACTGACCGGGTCGGTGGCGGTGTTCACCCTGGAACCCGATGCCACGGCGCGGGTCCGGCCGGCGCCGTTGCAGGCGGCATGA
- a CDS encoding M23 family metallopeptidase, translated as MKILRLLAVGLVIGVVGYWLLGPGPSARLGAAEPAKIGSATSSTRAALDAPPPPAATPAPTPVPIQTTPTPPAPDAGGAAPAPANAAGALLLPVQGIGAEQLQDTFTDARSEGRVHDAIDILAPKGTPVLAVADGTVEKLFDSVRGGLTVYQFEPSGRYCYYYAHLDRYADGLAEKKTIKRGEVIGYVGSTGNASPEAPHLHFEIHVLGPEKQWWKGESINPYPVLKGQQAL; from the coding sequence ATGAAGATCCTGCGACTGCTGGCGGTGGGCCTGGTCATCGGCGTGGTCGGGTATTGGCTGCTGGGGCCTGGCCCCTCTGCCCGCCTGGGAGCCGCCGAGCCGGCCAAGATAGGCTCGGCCACGAGTTCCACCCGCGCCGCACTCGATGCGCCACCGCCACCTGCTGCCACCCCGGCCCCGACGCCGGTACCGATCCAGACCACGCCCACACCGCCCGCGCCTGACGCGGGCGGTGCCGCACCGGCACCGGCAAACGCGGCCGGCGCCTTGCTGCTCCCGGTGCAGGGCATCGGTGCCGAGCAACTGCAGGACACCTTCACCGATGCACGCAGCGAAGGTCGCGTGCACGATGCGATCGACATCCTTGCGCCAAAGGGCACGCCGGTGCTGGCGGTTGCCGATGGGACGGTCGAAAAGTTGTTTGACAGCGTGCGGGGCGGGCTGACCGTGTACCAGTTCGAGCCGAGCGGCCGCTACTGCTACTACTACGCGCACCTGGACCGTTATGCCGACGGTCTGGCCGAGAAGAAGACCATCAAGCGTGGCGAGGTGATCGGCTATGTCGGCAGCACCGGCAATGCCAGCCCCGAAGCGCCGCACCTGCATTTCGAGATCCACGTACTGGGCCCGGAAAAGCAGTGGTGGAAAGGCGAATCCATCAACCCCTATCCGGTGCTGAAAGGTCAGCAGGCGCTCTGA
- a CDS encoding PA4780 family RIO1-like protein kinase, protein MKTPQGLQALIDDGVIDEVLRPLKSGKEAAVYVVRSGDDVRCAKVYKDMAQRSFQQRVQYQEGRKVRGSREARAVGKASNYGRKQQEAAWKNTEVEALYQLRDAGVRVPEPYGYFHGVLVMELVTDAEGYSAARLGEVELSPEQAREFHQILVRQVVRMLCCGLIHGDLSPYNVLVGPEGPVVIDFPQVVSAAGNNAARTMLLRDVNNLTAYLGRWAPELLETWYGEEMWALFEAGDLLPDSVLTGEFEQDESSIDLDGVRHAINDAREEALIRQQGREAAEENDD, encoded by the coding sequence GTGAAGACCCCCCAAGGCTTGCAGGCGCTGATCGACGACGGCGTGATCGATGAAGTGCTCCGCCCGCTCAAGAGCGGCAAGGAAGCAGCGGTATACGTGGTCCGCAGCGGCGACGACGTGCGCTGTGCCAAGGTCTACAAGGACATGGCCCAGCGCAGTTTCCAGCAGCGCGTGCAGTACCAGGAAGGCCGCAAGGTCCGTGGCAGCCGCGAAGCGCGCGCCGTGGGCAAGGCGAGCAATTACGGCCGCAAGCAGCAGGAAGCGGCCTGGAAGAACACCGAGGTCGAAGCGCTGTACCAGCTGCGCGATGCCGGCGTGCGCGTGCCCGAGCCGTACGGCTACTTCCACGGCGTGCTGGTGATGGAGCTGGTCACCGATGCCGAGGGCTATTCCGCCGCGCGCCTGGGCGAGGTCGAGCTCAGTCCTGAACAGGCCCGCGAGTTCCACCAGATCCTGGTCCGCCAGGTGGTGCGGATGCTGTGCTGCGGCCTGATCCACGGCGATCTGTCGCCGTACAACGTGCTGGTCGGCCCGGAAGGCCCGGTGGTGATCGATTTCCCACAGGTGGTCAGTGCGGCGGGCAACAACGCCGCGCGCACGATGCTGCTGCGCGACGTCAACAACCTCACCGCCTATCTGGGCCGCTGGGCGCCGGAACTGCTGGAGACCTGGTACGGCGAAGAGATGTGGGCGCTGTTCGAGGCCGGCGACCTGCTGCCGGACAGCGTGCTGACCGGCGAATTCGAACAGGATGAAAGCAGCATCGACCTGGATGGCGTACGCCATGCCATCAACGATGCGCGCGAAGAAGCGCTGATCCGCCAGCAGGGTCGCGAGGCGGCGGAAGAGAACGACGACTGA
- a CDS encoding HAMP domain-containing sensor histidine kinase, whose protein sequence is MTARVHRLRNRLMLAFAVFALAVAGLFGLYVAVFVYSVEDRFFDAMLEQEAQQQLEQRAASGTWSPPRNAFMAVHDSPASFPTDLKAAFDAEPWRREIGGTEGRHYHLRALPPGGAGTPGWLVAEVSQQLVVRPMRSQILALLAWSGLAVVVVAILAGAWLARRTTRPLSKLAALVDGMAPDRLPVGFAGDFPDDEVGVLARGLDNLSGRVRAFIAREHAFTRDASHELRTPLAVIRSATEQLASEPGLSGAGRRQLAHVQHSARQLEQTVITLLTLAREENVEQDATPLAVLPVLEQVVVEQAVLLEGKPVAVRVDVPADVSLPVPGPVLHMLLANLVGNAFAHTRAGEVYIDVAAGRLRIRNTAPAGDPDTIMQPFAKGEGSAGFGLGLAIVHRLCDRFAIDLRIEGTEHATVASFSVQ, encoded by the coding sequence ATGACGGCACGGGTGCATCGCCTGCGCAACCGGTTGATGCTGGCCTTCGCGGTGTTCGCGCTGGCGGTGGCCGGCCTGTTCGGCCTGTACGTGGCGGTGTTCGTGTACAGCGTCGAAGACCGGTTCTTCGACGCAATGCTTGAGCAGGAAGCGCAGCAGCAACTGGAGCAGCGGGCCGCAAGTGGGACCTGGTCGCCACCGCGCAATGCGTTCATGGCGGTCCATGACAGCCCTGCCAGCTTCCCCACGGATCTCAAGGCCGCCTTCGATGCTGAGCCGTGGCGCCGCGAGATCGGCGGCACCGAAGGGCGGCACTATCACCTGCGCGCGCTGCCGCCGGGCGGAGCCGGTACACCGGGATGGCTGGTCGCCGAGGTCAGCCAGCAGCTGGTGGTGCGGCCGATGCGCAGCCAGATTCTGGCGCTGCTGGCCTGGTCCGGGCTGGCCGTGGTGGTGGTCGCCATCCTGGCCGGCGCATGGCTGGCGCGACGGACCACGCGTCCCTTGTCGAAGCTGGCGGCGCTGGTCGACGGCATGGCGCCGGACAGGTTGCCGGTGGGGTTCGCCGGGGACTTCCCCGATGACGAGGTCGGCGTGCTCGCCCGCGGCCTGGACAATCTGAGCGGGCGCGTGCGTGCCTTCATTGCGCGCGAGCATGCCTTTACCCGTGATGCCAGCCATGAGCTGCGCACGCCCCTGGCGGTGATCCGCAGTGCCACCGAACAGCTGGCCAGCGAACCTGGCCTGTCCGGGGCCGGGCGGCGGCAGCTCGCGCATGTCCAGCATTCGGCGCGTCAACTCGAACAGACCGTCATCACCCTGCTGACACTGGCCCGCGAAGAGAACGTGGAACAGGACGCGACGCCACTGGCGGTGCTGCCGGTGCTGGAACAGGTGGTGGTCGAGCAGGCCGTGCTGTTGGAGGGCAAGCCGGTGGCGGTGCGGGTGGACGTGCCAGCCGACGTGAGTCTGCCGGTACCGGGGCCGGTGCTGCACATGCTGCTGGCCAATCTGGTCGGCAATGCGTTCGCGCATACCCGGGCGGGTGAGGTGTACATCGATGTGGCGGCTGGACGACTGCGCATCCGCAACACGGCGCCGGCAGGTGACCCTGACACGATCATGCAGCCATTCGCGAAAGGCGAGGGCAGCGCCGGCTTCGGGCTCGGCCTGGCGATCGTGCACCGGCTGTGCGACCGCTTCGCCATCGATCTGCGCATCGAGGGAACCGAGCACGCCACGGTCGCCAGTTTCAGCGTGCAGTAA
- a CDS encoding L,D-transpeptidase: MSLRLHRIARLTALALALGASSGWAVAQTAPAPTPTDTATAKTPVATGVRSDLHAQVLLDRAHFSPGQIDGEVGSNQKRAVSGFQAARGLKVTGELDDATWKALQPDSAPPLVRYTLTAEDVAGPFHPVPKGPAEQAKLKALGFGSVEEALGERFHASPELLKTLNPGVDLGKAGSVIQVPNISVTPLAKASKLVIDKSDSTLRLFDADGKVYAQFPVSSGSKHDPLPIGKWKILGISRDPTFHYNPKLFWDAKAGDSKAVLPPGPNNPVGVVWIDISKPHYGLHGTPEPGHVGKTESHGCVRMTNWDALQVADAVDASVPVVMQE; the protein is encoded by the coding sequence ATGTCCCTTCGCCTGCACCGAATCGCCCGCCTCACCGCGCTCGCGCTCGCCTTGGGAGCGTCCTCCGGCTGGGCGGTCGCACAGACGGCACCCGCGCCCACTCCCACTGACACGGCCACCGCCAAGACACCCGTGGCGACCGGCGTCCGCTCTGATCTGCACGCGCAGGTGCTGCTGGATCGTGCCCATTTCTCGCCGGGGCAGATCGATGGCGAAGTCGGCTCGAACCAGAAACGCGCGGTCTCCGGCTTCCAGGCTGCACGAGGATTGAAGGTCACCGGCGAACTGGACGATGCGACGTGGAAGGCCCTGCAGCCGGACAGCGCTCCGCCCTTGGTGCGCTATACGCTGACCGCCGAGGACGTTGCCGGCCCGTTCCACCCCGTGCCGAAGGGCCCGGCCGAACAGGCCAAGTTGAAAGCGCTCGGCTTCGGCTCGGTGGAAGAGGCGCTGGGCGAACGCTTCCATGCCTCGCCGGAACTGCTCAAAACCCTTAACCCGGGCGTGGACCTGGGCAAGGCCGGCAGTGTGATCCAGGTACCGAACATCTCCGTCACGCCGTTGGCCAAGGCCAGCAAGCTGGTGATCGACAAATCCGACTCGACGCTGCGCCTGTTCGATGCCGACGGCAAGGTCTATGCGCAGTTCCCGGTTTCCTCGGGCAGCAAGCATGACCCGCTGCCGATCGGGAAGTGGAAGATCCTGGGCATTTCGCGCGATCCGACCTTCCACTACAACCCCAAGCTGTTCTGGGACGCCAAGGCCGGTGACAGCAAAGCGGTGCTGCCGCCCGGCCCGAACAACCCGGTCGGCGTGGTCTGGATCGATATCTCCAAGCCGCACTACGGCCTGCACGGCACCCCGGAGCCCGGCCACGTCGGCAAGACCGAATCGCACGGCTGCGTGCGCATGACCAACTGGGATGCGCTGCAGGTGGCCGACGCAGTGGATGCCTCCGTGCCGGTCGTGATGCAGGAGTAA
- a CDS encoding adenylosuccinate synthase yields MGQSVVVLGAQWGDEGKGKIVDLLTEEIGAVVRFQGGHNAGHTLVINGKKTVLHLIPSGILREDALCLIGNGVVISPAALQKEIAELETSGVEVRSRLKISPAAPLIMPYHIALDQARERAAGGKAIGTTGRGIGPAYEDKVARRGIRIADLHYPAQLEELLRTALDYHNFVLTKYLNTDAVDFQKTYDEALAFGEYVEPMKSDVAGILHDLRKQGKRVLFEGAQGALLDIDHGTYPYVTSSNTTVGGALAGAGVGADAIDYVLGIAKAYATRVGGGPFPTELDDEVGQGIRDRGAEYGASTGRPRRCGWMDIVALKRAVAINGISGLCITKLDVLDGMEKLKVCIAYEYRGKRTEYAPLDAQGWEECTPVYLEFPGWTENTHGITNWDDLPPAARAYLRALEELAGCPVSIVSTGPDRDHTMVLQDPFA; encoded by the coding sequence ATGGGTCAGTCTGTCGTAGTGCTTGGTGCCCAGTGGGGCGATGAAGGCAAGGGCAAGATCGTCGATCTGCTCACCGAGGAAATCGGTGCCGTAGTGCGTTTCCAGGGCGGCCACAACGCCGGCCACACCCTTGTCATCAATGGCAAGAAGACCGTGCTGCACCTGATCCCGTCGGGCATCCTGCGCGAAGACGCGCTGTGCCTGATCGGCAACGGCGTGGTGATCTCGCCGGCCGCGTTGCAGAAGGAAATCGCCGAGCTGGAAACCTCCGGCGTGGAAGTGCGTTCGCGCCTGAAGATCTCCCCGGCCGCGCCGCTGATCATGCCGTACCACATCGCCCTGGACCAGGCGCGCGAACGCGCTGCCGGCGGCAAGGCGATCGGCACCACCGGCCGTGGCATCGGCCCGGCGTATGAAGACAAGGTGGCGCGTCGCGGCATCCGCATCGCCGACCTGCATTACCCGGCCCAGCTGGAAGAACTCCTGCGCACCGCGCTGGATTACCACAACTTCGTGCTGACCAAGTACCTCAATACCGACGCGGTCGACTTCCAGAAGACCTACGACGAAGCACTGGCCTTCGGCGAATACGTCGAGCCGATGAAGTCCGACGTCGCCGGCATCCTGCACGACCTGCGCAAGCAGGGTAAGCGCGTGCTGTTCGAAGGCGCCCAGGGCGCACTGCTGGACATCGACCACGGCACCTACCCGTACGTCACCAGCTCCAACACCACCGTGGGTGGTGCACTGGCCGGTGCCGGCGTCGGCGCCGATGCGATCGACTACGTGCTGGGCATCGCCAAGGCCTACGCGACCCGCGTCGGCGGTGGCCCGTTCCCGACCGAGCTGGACGATGAAGTCGGCCAGGGCATCCGCGACCGCGGTGCCGAATACGGCGCTTCGACCGGCCGCCCGCGTCGCTGCGGCTGGATGGACATCGTCGCGCTCAAGCGCGCCGTGGCCATCAACGGCATCAGCGGCCTGTGCATCACCAAGCTGGACGTGCTCGACGGCATGGAGAAGCTGAAGGTCTGCATCGCCTACGAATACCGTGGCAAGCGTACCGAGTACGCGCCGCTGGACGCGCAGGGCTGGGAAGAATGCACGCCGGTGTACCTGGAGTTCCCGGGCTGGACCGAGAACACCCACGGCATCACCAACTGGGATGACCTGCCGCCGGCCGCCCGCGCTTACCTGCGCGCGCTGGAAGAGCTGGCCGGTTGCCCGGTCAGCATCGTCTCGACCGGCCCGGACCGCGACCACACCATGGTCCTGCAGGACCCGTTCGCCTGA